The following coding sequences lie in one Arachis ipaensis cultivar K30076 chromosome B03, Araip1.1, whole genome shotgun sequence genomic window:
- the LOC107632683 gene encoding L-type lectin-domain containing receptor kinase VII.1-like, with product MMLNCEERIRNIKGVAFAVLYLHEGWEEQVLHRDIKASNVLLDKDMNGKLGDFGLARMHSHRQVASTTKLVGTVGYMAPEVIKTGQASTRTDVYMFGILILEVMCGRRPMEEGKPPLVEFVWGPMVKGELMNALDERLSAKGDFNLQQVEKVLQLGLLCAYPEPKSRPNMRQVVSILEGNNEGGEESENENADTCLLLKLKSEDIFSEYSNYFSYSHPTFEDIRQSNTSSMSLTWSKSVVEGR from the coding sequence ATGATGCTGAACTGTGAAGAGAGAATAAGAAATATCAAAGGTGTGGCCTTTGCTGTGTTGTATTTGCATGAAGGTTGGGAAGAACAAGTTCTGCATAGGGACATCAAAGCCAGCAATGTGTTACTTGATAAGGATATGAATGGAAAGCTTGGAGACTTTGGATTAGCAAGAATGCATAGCCATCGCCAAGTTGCTAGCACAACAAAGTTGGTTGGAACAGTTGGTTACATGGCTCCAGAAGTGATCAAGACCGGACAAGCCTCGACTCGCACGGATGTGTACATGTTTGGAATCTTGATTTTAGAGGTCATGTGTGGAAGGAGGCCTATGGAAGAAGGTAAGCCACCTCTTGTGGAGTTTGTGTGGGGACCAATGGTTAAAGGGGAACTAATGAATGCACTTGATGAGAGGTTAAGTGCTAAAGGAGACTTCAATCTGCAACAAGTTGAGAAGGTTCTTCAGTTGGGATTGTTGTGTGCATACCCTGAACCAAAATCAAGACCAAACATGAGACAAGTTGTGAGTATTTTAGAAGGGAACAATGAGGGAGGAGAAGAATCAGAGAATGAGAATGCGGATACTTGTTTGCTTCTAAAGTTGAAATCCGAGGATATTTTTTCTGAGTATTCTAATTATTTTAGCTATTCACACCCAACATTTGAAGATATTCGCCAGTCTAATACTTCTTCAATGTCTCTTACTTGGTCTAAATCTGTAGTTGAGGGTAGATGA